The Arachis ipaensis cultivar K30076 chromosome B10, Araip1.1, whole genome shotgun sequence DNA window GGTGATGGAATCTCTTTAGGATAAGTCTCTCCATCAGAAGGAAAGACAATTCGGGAATGCACCGAAGGAGTTGCCCCCTTGCTTGCTTCCTTCCCTATATCAATTTGAAGTTTCTTATTCTGATGGAAACTTctccttcctcctcttcctctcggGTATCCTCTGGCTCGTCCTCGAAAAGCGGCATACTGATTTCGAGATGGCGCTCTATGTCCCCATTGAGGATTGCGTCGATATAAGTGATCACACCTTTGAAACTCTTGACAGTTTCTGATCCACTGAACACCAATATCCTGAGATCGGCTCAAAGGTGTATCCACATCATGTAGAGAAATTTTTGAACTAGAAGCTTCTACACGTCGAATTGGTTGTCTCTGACGTGCTTGTTCCTCCCTGTGGGCTAattctttcttcattcttttcTTAAAGATTGCCGCCGCTTCAGCATCAAAAACAGCGTTACACCGTGGACACAAAGATACGTCCCGGTCTTTGATTTTTTGTTGAACCAAGAAGTCCAACAAACCATCCCCTATTCTAGGGTACACAGCTCTTACTTGTGACTCAAAATCATCAAGAGCCACATCAAAATCATAAGACATCCCCACCATATTCACTCCAAAGCAGGGTTCCACATAACTGGCATCAGTTTCAAAGGGATCTACATCAACCTTCATTTCCCTTTTGCCATCATCAAATTTTAACCGTCCTTCCATTATTGCCTCTTGAATCAAATCCCTGAAACGAACACAATTATTAGTCGAATGACTTGTTTCTTGATGAAATTTGCAGTAAGGCTTTCCTTTCAAATCCTTCAAGGAAAGTAATGTTCTACCCTCAGGCAAAACcaattgtttatctttaagcaacacatcgaaaatctgatcagattttgaaatatcaaaactatatttctttccacttttaagttttgaatcattcgacttttcacTACCAGGGAGTTTTTTCAACAAAGAACAAACATATGGAGGGCCCTTCttaagttcggccaaatcgacTTCTGTTTCGAAATCAATTTCTTCCTCTGAGGACTCCATGGTTACATAAGCAACCTTCTCCTTTCGAGTAAACGGTTTACTCTTCGACCTCTGTTCTGttctatgtttttctttttcctttttcattaacTCAGTTTGCCGAACCTTTTTAGCCAAATGAGCCAAATCAGGAATATGCACATTAAGCAACTTTCTGCGCATATAGAATCCTAACCCCATAGTTGCTATTTTCACTATCTCATTTTCAGGTAATGTGACATAGCACCTACTTCTAGCATTTTTGAAACgtattaaataatcatcaatGGTTTCACCATCTTCACATTTCAAAGCTACTAAATCGGTAACTGCTACGTTCATTTCCCCTCGATAAAACTGAGCGTGAAAAACAGTTTCCAACTGATTCCATGTTGTAATCAAATTTGGTCTAAGATTCGaaaatcatgtaaatgcattcttcGTCAATGACGACAGaaaaaatttcattttcaaattttcatcatttgctAAGTTTCCAATCTCGACCAAATAACGAGCAACATGTTCAGTTGTTGATTCTCCAACTTCTCCAGCAAATTTTGCAATTATTTTCGGATTTTTTACCCCTCTTGACACTTCAGCCATTTGAACTAGTTGGGAAAAAGCCGAGACAAAATGTGGCTGATTCATAAAACCAACATTCAATCCAACCCGATTTAACACTTCTTCTATAATTCGGGTGACCTGATAACGATCACCACGCAATCCATGTAAAACATTATCAGCATTCTCATGTCGATGAATTATGCGAGGATTTTCTCGATTTGGAATATGattttcattttgaaaaatattttccatCCCCTCATTAGTTCCTCGAGCATTATGCCTTTCACCTTCATAATTGACGATTCGAGCGATCCTCTCGACTTGTCTAGCAAGACGCTCGAATATCGATTCATGATCGGCCATCATAGGATTCAGAATTGTAGTCATTTGCTGAGTCAATAAATTAACCAAGTCATGATGACTTTCCTCCACTTGTTGTCGATACGTTGTCATTGAACCCGCAACATTCGAAGTGGAGTCCACATGATACTCACGAGAATACTCAGAGTGTTGTTGTGGGTTTTGCATAATATTTACTCCATTTGCATTTCCAAAACGGATAGGCGGGACAAACCCACCCACAAGTGGGGTGTAACCAGCAGGAAGACCATAAGGGGGCCAACCAGCGGTTAATGGAGGTTGAAACGGTGGCATAGAGCCACGTGGACGTGTATTACATCCAACGTTTCCAATTTGAATAGTCGGGACGACTATGCTTTCAGTTCCGATTGCACCTTCCGAACGTGAAGACACGTCGGCTTGTTGTACGGATACCGGTATACTATCATTAGTGGAAaaaccaccattcacatttgataattcatcagccatgtgaatgaTCTTCCCACTTCGTAATCGCATACACTAAAAAATTATTGGAAAGTAGTTATTTTTGACACACTTCGACTTAAAAACCGTCCCaccgggcgtgccaatttgttttgtcgataTTTAGCAAATcaatggtggttcgatatctaatgatctgggagcgaaacctactcctctgtgcgagtaccagttttctagaagtgcatcaaagtgtcttcgattagactaaatttgaaaattaaaataaaataaatttatgaattgacaaataaaattcagaaattaaagttttataaactaaatcaacaatttttttcaaagaaattaaaggaaaataataAATTGCCTTCGTTTGAAGCAAAGGACTTCTACATGTAAAATTTAAACGCAGAAAGGTAAATtgaacaataaaataaagaacacttaatagataaaatcaattgaaatgtTAAATTTACAGAAGAATaaattgaaagaataaggaaggtggaaggaaccctacagaaaagttaCTCGATTGCAGACTCAGGAATTTCTTGGattgtgagtgtgcttgagtgtttttctgagtaaaagttccaacccCTTTTCACTGAAATTTCCTAGTATTTATAATCTAACCTTACATAACAGTAAATTGAATCacattaattacaattaattataattaaaataaattacaattttgAAACACAACTGTCCTTGGTAACTGTTCCCGCTACACGATTATAGATATTCCCCATGTGATTAATTATCCACTAACCTTCTCACTTCTTTGACCACTCGACTAAATCTCCGAAAGTCATCCTTCAAATCGAATCTCCCTCTCGACTTAGCTTCTTCGATTTCGACAAAGTAATTGGAAACAATTTCCGCGTCAGCAACTCCCAAATTTAATCTCCTAAGCACATTTTCTCGAAAAACCCATTCTTGATATTTTTCGATTTGACTATTTCTGATCGAAAATAATTTTTCGATCAACAATATTAAACTAAATATTTTTTGGGggctaaattaaaatttttatatgatttataAAAGAAAACTGCTATTTAGGTTGACCATTATCCCATTTCTTTACGTGAGGCTCTGCTTTTGACAGTGTGCTAGTCCAATATAACACAGATCGTCGATAGTGAAGAGTCAGATGAAGAATACGTCGCTAACAATAATGAAAATGGTTCTTCTGAAAATGAAGAATTTGCACCAGAGACTCCAGTAGATGaaacagtataaacgagatatgtgTATACTTAAACGAAATAAGTAATGTGACCTAAAAACATAAATTTCTGCCAAATTACGTATTTTGgtaaataaaagaattaaaatatttatttaaaaaaatcctcCAAATAACTCTTATTAATTATTCGCTACGATGTACAAACACTGATATAGACACGATAGACAATACGATATGGAATACATTGACACACGAATTTtaacattttataaaatataaagatAAACATATANNNNNNNNNNNNNNNNNNNNNNNNNNNNNNNNNNNNNNNNNNNNNNNNNNNNNNNNNNNNNNNNNNNNNNNNNNNNNNNNNNNNNNNNNNNNNNNNNNNNNNNNNNNNNNNNNNNNNNNNNNNNNNNNNNNNNNNNNNNNNNNNNNNNNNNNNNNNNNNNNNNNNNNNNNNNNNNNNNNNNNNNNNNNNNNNNNNNNNNNNNNNNNNNNNNNNNNNNNNNNNNNNNNNNNNNNNNNNNNNNNNNNNNNNNNNNNNNNNNNNNNNNNNNNNNNNNNNNNNNNNNNNNNNNNNNNNNNNNNNNNNNNNNNNNNNNNNNNNNNNNNNNNNNNNNNNNNNNNNNNNNNNNNNNNNNNNNNNNNNNNNNNNNNNNNNNNNNNNNNNNNNNNNNNNNNNNNNNNNNNNNNNNNNNNNNNNNNNNNNNNNNNNNNNNNNNNNNNNNNNNNNNNNNNacgtttttaatattttattttaattatataaaatatttaaaatatttttttattttaataaataataatatatattatttctaaaaataagatttgataataatatttaaatttgtcCAAATATATTAAGAgtaaaatttcttatttttttattaagatatagTTAAACAAAACACACAGATATTGAATGAGTATCAATAAATGTTATATTCAACAGACACATATTCACACTAACTCAACAAAGTGCACTTATTTCATAGGTTATTCGATTCGCTTGACAAGGTTGTAAACTTGTAATTGCACCTACGAGTCTACGACGGGGATTGTGCGCCCACGAGCCAGCGCTCGTTATTTTCGTTAGTCATTTCTCAAGCTTCAACAATCACCACCCAGATTCTTCAAGTGTTGACTCAACCAAAATGTCCAGCCAAAACCAAAGTACAAAACACTTTTCTTCAACACCAAAACAAGTCGTTCAACCCAAATCATCACTCCATCTAATCTATCTAACCGGTCTGCTCACTCTGCACACTCTTCAAACGACCTTAgccaataataaataaaaataaataaaaaagaaactatttttattttatttttttttattttttaataattgaatTGAAAGTTGAAACTTCAAGGCTCCAAGCAGTGACCACTAAGCAGCAGCAGATAGGTTTCCCTTTCCCAGAAGTGCTTCCTTACGGGTTAGGACTGCTTCAGTTTTAGCGTAAGCTCTCATCATTAACCCTTGCTTCATGTTGCTAATTCTGTCGCAGATTGATTGATTAACAAAAGTGAGCGAATCAAGTGTGTCTCCATGTCCTTCCTCTCTATCTGCCTTCTTATTTGTTTCTGTTTTCAGAGGTATGTTACTGTTATCACGGgattcttcttttgtttttttttccttatttttttttactttattttgtttttatttttacaacAAACATGATTAGTGACTAATTCTTAGGTGATGTTTCTGCTCGATCAGTATTGTCGAatactcaaataaaaaaaatggattgAGTGATGCTATTGCTTGCATTATTTTCTATTTCCATTTTCACTTACTAATTAGTAATTACTTTGCTTTCACTTACAGAGATCGTTTTTATGTTTGTTTTCTCTTTTGCTTGCTTTTTAATTTCGTAAAAAAGACAGTCCGGTGCGCAAGCATCCCGTATTAAGGGAAGGGCCGCATCCAAAGAACGCAATGCACGCAGCCTAACCTGATAATTTGGCTGTTTCCACAGTTTGAACCCGTGCCCTTGAGGTTACATGGAGACAACTCAACCGTTGCTTTTTAATTTGTGaagggaatttttttttttttttaaaaagtagcCTTGTTCCTGTTTTCTGCTTCTTCTGTACAAAATCTTTAAAACAGGAAACAACAAGAAAGTACCTCTTTCTATGCTCTGTGTATATGTGTGTTTAAAGGTTGATTTTATAAGCtgctttaaaatttttaatagtgTTTTTGAGGAGTGCATCACAAAAGCTGCATTGATTTGAATACTTACTGCCTTAACCTTTTGCGACTTTACTTTGCCATTACTTTGAGATGTACAAACAATTAGACATAACTCAAACATAATATCTGAGTCTGTCATTTCAGTGTATCATCTGAAAATGTATCCGGAAGTGACCTACAGCAAGCTAGCATCCCACCAAGAGGTTGGAATTCCTATGATTCTTTTTGTTGGACAGTTTCTGAACAGGAATTCTTACAAAATGCTGAAATAGTGTCTCGAACACTACATGATCATGGATATGAGGTATAGGTTTTCCATGGAACTGTCACTTATTGATGTGTTTGAATATGTTTGTACTTCTTTCAATCTTATGAGCATTTGATTTATTTAATTCAAACCCTTGTAGTATGCTGTGGTGGATTACCTTTGGTATAGAAGGAAAGTCAATGGCGCTGGACATGATTCTCTTGGGTTTGATGTGATTGATGAATGGGGGAGAGTGATTCCTGACCCTGGAAGGTGGCCTTCTTCCCTAGGTGGAAAAGGGTTCATTGAAGTTGCTAATAAGGTACATAGCATGGGTTTGAAATTTGGGATTCATGTTATGAGAGGGATAAGCACACAAGCCGTCAATGCAAACACTGCTATCCTAGATACAGCAACGGTATTGCTTTTTGTTTCTGCTATAACTTTATATCCTTTCCTACTTTGGTAAATAATGGAATGTTGTAAATTGTAATATATTCATTAACATCTGATACGAATGCTGAAAAAAAGATTTGGGAATGTTGTTTTTACCTTAAGCTAAATTTTGTTGCTGACCTTCAATTCCTCTTCCTTCAATTTATAAGGGAGGTGCTTATCAAGAATCTGGTCGAGTTTGGGGTGCCAAAGACATAGCAATCCCAGCAAGGGCTTGTGCATGGATGCCTCATGGTTTCATGAGTGTAAATACATCATTGGGAGCTGGGAAAGCTTTTTTGAGATCCCTTTATGAGCAATATGCTTCATGGGGTGTTGATTTTGGTAATTGATATACAATTTATAGTCAGTTTAAGTATGTGATATATCATCATACTCATGTCTCGGATAAATTTAAGCAATATAATGCATCAGCTTTCCTTCTATACACTATGTGCACTATTTGTTTTTGGGAGATTGTTGTTTAGGAAGAGTGAGATAGAGTTGATATTTTAGTGGTTCTATAACTTTCAGTCAGTGTTTTCATATATCAAATTTCAAAGCTTCTGGTTcaactaaaattaagaaaaagattatcttttggccacacttttaaaaataGTCAACCATGGATTATGTTTTCATTTGTTAGAGAGGTGAGTAAATCTTGAAGATTAGATTGATTATTTTTTGATGTACTAATTAGGGGATACTCTGAATTAAAAAAGGTAAAGAAGATTATATTTGTTTATTCATGTATGAAGAAATTACTCAACGGTATTTAAAATTTAGCAACCAGTAATTTGTTTTATACTTGCAGTGAAACATGACTGTGTATTTGGTGATGACTTGGATTTAAGTGAAATAAGCTATGTATCAGAGGTATTATGCAGTTTCCTTTACTCCTGATCAGTAAATATCTTGGCAGATTCATTGACCAATTTACAATGTGACATGTCATTTCAGGTTCTAAGGAAGCTTGATCGCTCCATTGTATATTCCTTGTCTCCTGGAACTAGTGTGACCCCAGCCATGGCCAAGGATGTCATTGGACTGGTCAACATGTATCGTATTACAGGAGATGACTGGGATACATGGTGGGATGTAAAATGTCACTTCAACGTAACAAGGTTATTAAATTGATCTATTTCAGTTTGGGTGCTTGCATTGTATCACTTCGTATTACCTTTTAATAATGATTCTTCTCCATCCTCGGCTATACAATAAAGTTAGTTTATTCAATTCTGAATCAGGGATTTTGCAACTGCTAATCTGATAGGAGCAACAGGCTTAAATGGGAAATCCTGGCCTGATTTGGACATGCTTCCATTTGGATGGTTAACAGATCCTGGTATTATATAGAAATTACTTTTTGTTAGATACCCGAATCATAAAGCACTAGAACGATGGAGGATTCTCATCAGACATATTTATTCTGTTAATATGAAGATATTGTTGGTTCACTGATTCTATATGTTTACAAACACAAAAGATGTTTAAAATCATCTATCATTGATAATTGCTACAAACTCGTTTTAAAAATGATACTCATGGTAATGTTGATGATCATCAAAATCCTGTAGGTGTAAATGAAGGTCCACACAGGTATTGTAGACTCAATCTAGAAGAGCAAAAGACACAGGTATTTGTAAAAGCACAATTAAGTTGCTTTCCCATATTGTCATGCAAATTTTGATGTGTGACATGTATTATCGGTACACACTGACTGGTTGTATTGACTTACAGATAACACTTTGGGCGATAGCAAAGTCTCCCCTAATGTATGGAGGGGATCTGCGAAAAATTGATCCTACAACATATGGCCTTATCACAAACCCTACTCTTCTGGAGATCAACTCTTTTAGCTCAAACAATATGGAGGCATGTGAGCCTTCTGATTACCCATTAGTATAATCATGGGAGATCGAATCAGTATGATCAGCGATGCTACATAAACAAGTCATTTTGGTAATCAAGTTCAACCAAGTTGGTCCAATAGTTTATTGGCACAACAAAAATCACCCACACATGTGAGCGTGAGTTCACGCTTGTTTTTCTTAAGAAGAAAGACCTGGTTGGGCTTGGTTGTAAAAATGATTTGTTTATCTAGCATTTCTCGAGTATTATCATTATATCACTTTTGTTATGACGACAGTTTCCTTATATCACAAGCTTGAGGAGTGAAGGTCAAGATCTTGGAGGGCAAATGAGAAGATATATCAAAGAAACAAAGACCTTATATACACATTCATTAGGTCTCACTAACTGCTCTGATCCGAAGGCAAGTGCTTGGACTAGTGAAACTGTTGACCAAGATGTTGAAAGGATCTGTTGGAAAGGGACTTTGAGAAACAAGCCTTTGGCAGCTTTCTGTGTAAACAAGAGAAAACTTCACTTCAAATTGTAATCATGTTTTAGTCTTCTCTGTTCCATGTGCTCAACTTTGATTTTTTATTACTTATTACTAACTGCATCATTATTGTTCTATTTTGGTTACAGTATTGAAGAGAGTTTGTCCCAACTGAACCTTGGAAGGAAATATCATTTAGTTGCAACCAATAGAATAAAATTTTGCTTGGATGCTTCTCCTAGACGAAAGCTTACTTCTAACGAGTTCGTTAGACGCCCATTTTCTCCGTGCAAATGGGATGCATATCAGGTATATTATATAGTCCACACTCCACACTTAATCTGTACAACTGTAACATGCACGTCCTTTTTTCCTTTAGGAATACTCCTGGGTAAGAATCTCGTAACCTGTTAGCCAATGTGCAATTACTGCACTCTTCTCTGGATAATCATGTCTTTGTGTACTGCGATTTTTGTCCCAATCATGCCTGCTGTTTTTTATTGTTAGTTTTTTCTCCTCTGACCATTAAATAGCCttgatttttatattttcttcatATTTGTGAATTCTATTGGAAGCTGAGTTATGCAGTCTTTGACAGATGTGGGAACTGAACCCTAATGGGACGCTGGAAAATAGTTATTCTGGCCTATGTGCAACAATGGAGCCTGTCAAAGGTGAAaatctgtatatatatatatatagaaagcaCTTTCTATAATGATTATGATTTGTGCTAGTTGTTCAAGTTGtgattttttctttccttttatatttattattcatGGAGCAAGTGTGTCATTCTTGCAGCTACTATTAACTCCGGTGGGCTTCGCTCTTGGATTGCAACCGGAAGAAATGGTTTGTTGCTGCCAAAATAAAATACAAGCacttaaacaaaataaattttttccaaagagtaaaatatatttttgtttgtaatgtttgtaatttttttaaaaatatccctaaacaTTTAGTTTAATTCAGTCCCAAATGTTTCCAATTCGTGTCAAAATTATTcttgaatatttttgttttatctcTAACGTTTTAGATGGAATTGATGTTTAGGAGTAATTTTGACACGAATAGAAaacgttaatgagaaaattgaatgaaattaaacaTTATAAGTATTTTTGAAGAAAATCACAACTCAATGACATATTTTACCTTTTTCCAGTTTTGCCAAAAGATAATTTTGCATATTACCATATTACCCGTGTAGGTGTTAGCAAAAACTTGGTCAAATACTCAAATTAGATTGGTTTATGCTTTCAACAATCTTTTCTAACtactattttatattatattgtaTAATCTATGTGTAGGAGAAGTCTATGTTGCTTTCTTCAATCTAAATGAGCAGAAGACTGTGATATCTGCCCAGATATCAGACATTGCTAAAGTTCTTCCAGGCACAGACTTAAGTTCTTGTGAGGGCACTGAATTGTGGAGTGGAAGTGACGTGGTAATATCACAGGGTGCGTTATCAACGGCGGTTGAAGCGCATGGAAATGCGCTATTTGTACTAAGCTGCAGTcccaagaacaaaataaaaatggtTGTCACTGCTGATGCAtaatttcttccttttttttttttggaattattTCCGAAAATTTGAAATGTAAAATAAGACAAGTCACCAAAGAGTTGTATTTTTCAGAGTTATATAAGATGGGGTGATTAACACGATTATGGGCTGATGCATTTGGCAGCAACTATTCCCGGTTTTGTGATGTCAACGCTAATTTGAACCTTAATTATTGTGTTCTCTATCTTTATTATCATCGAAGAAAAATTGAAATAGATTTCCTCCATGATCCGTAACCCTAAACCCCTCTTACTGTCTCCATATAACTTGCATGTTGCCTCTATGGTGTCTCTTGAGAAAGATCGGTCTGCAAGAATCCTTTCAAGAAGACTCTTAAACATCTTTTTACCGCAACTTAAATTATCTTCTTCATTAACGTTGACAATATCCTCTTCTTCCTTCATATTCCTTCTCTGTCTGCCTCTGTGAACAACATTCGTGGCCATATTGAGTTTGGATCGACACTTAGACTGATCAGTCAATTGAGACTGTGaaatttgaataattagaattaCTCTTGCCTAACCTTAGCAGAGTACTTGAAATCCTAATAGGATACTTAACATATCTTCTATCATTAACAATAAATCAAGAGACACATAGTTAATAATCATTGCGCAAGCTTGTCTCTTTTTTATGTCAAAGATGGTAAACAGCTACCTAACTTTCAATATCTTCTGAATTTGTTTACTTATTTTTCACTTGAATTAAAACAGTGCACGTGAACTTAATTATCATCACCATGATGAAATTTATCTCGGTCTTCACTTTTAATAAAATACAAATTAAGTGGAAATTGGAAGTTAACCCCAAGAACATAAACTACTATAATCTCCTTTGAAGTATGGTGAAGTTTATTATCACTCAATTCATTTTGTTCAAAGTTTGTTTTCTGAGCATTTATCTGTAAGTTGGTACAAATAaatattgaatattatatttacaagatataataaaattaaatgtatTTTCTTCTGAATCTAAATCTAAACAGAAGGTCGTTTTCTAATAGTTGGGTTTAACAGGCCCATGAAAATGTTGGAGTCAAATATAAACAACAATCTAAATAGAAACATGAGCCATCTTAGCTCAGCGGTAGAGCGCGTGGCTTTTAACCACGTGGTCGTGGGTtcgatccccacagacggcgTTTATGTTTTTTTCTTCAACAGAAACTAGGGGCTAAACTGTCATTTAACCTCAATATATTAGGGTTCCCAGTTCGCAGAGCTCCCTCATAATAAACCCGCAGTCGAGAGAGGCGTAACACTGTGACTGAGAAGGTTTCTTTCGTTTTCTCGCAAAAGAACAGAGCAGAGAGCAATGGGAGTTTTCACTTTCGTGCTCCGCAAATCCGGCGGAGAATGGACGGCGAAGCAGCACAACGGCGACATCGAGGAGTCGTCTTCCGACACCTTCGACATCCAACGAAAGCTCGTTAAGGCCGTCTGCGCAGTCGATTCATCCGGCGCCGTTCAATCCTCTTTCTCCATAGTTACCCCTTCCTCCGCCGTTTTCCAGGTACTCTTTCTCGATCTCGTGTAGCATCTTCTCGAATGTTCTATTTTAATCAATCaacctttttttttgtttctattaGCTGGTTTTGATTCTTAGAATCTTTTTTGGGAAAAAAGATTAATTAGGTTTTTATCATGCTGATTTTCGTTGATGATTTGATGGATTTTGTGAATCGTAGATAAATTGTAAGTTCTATGAAGCATTGATAAATTAGTCTTTGCAGGTCAATTTAGTCCTTTCACGGGTCATTTTAGGGACCAAATTGATCTGTGAAATGTGACTTCAGAGACTAAATTTATATTTCAAAATTTCAGGGACTAAGAATGAAACTTTTTTTTGGGTGAATTTTGTTGTGTCATGAAATTACTAGTATGAGCTATCTTTAAAGTGAAAAAAGAGTAAGAAGTATTCTTATGTTTTGTGTGTCATGTTTTAGGATTCATAGGAATAGAATGGAATGCCTCTGGTGTGAAATTGAAGTTTAGAACCAAATAGATAATAATAGTTTTAGTATTTTAGGCACAGTAGAACTGTCTTGTGAAAGCCGGTGCGTTTTTATCCAAATCACTCCTAAAATCTTGACTTGTTTATACATGTTTTCTCCTGCAACTGTGTCCAGTTTTGGTAACTGCAACTGGGATGGTTTTAAATTTGGATTGTGGTGTGAATTGCAATTTAAAATCAACTGTGTTGTCAAAGAGCTGCCATATTGGTGCTACACCACATTTTCGAAAAACTGCTCTACGGCTATAGAGAAGCTGGTTTCCTTTGCTCTGTTTTTGTGTGTATTATATTTGTTCCTTTGTCCTTTTTTCATTCTCCTGTATAACTGGAAGTGCAA harbors:
- the LOC107622485 gene encoding uncharacterized protein LOC107622485 isoform X2, which codes for MSFLSICLLICFCFQSVSSENVSGSDLQQASIPPRGWNSYDSFCWTVSEQEFLQNAEIVSRTLHDHGYEYAVVDYLWYRRKVNGAGHDSLGFDVIDEWGRVIPDPGRWPSSLGGKGFIEVANKVHSMGLKFGIHVMRGISTQAVNANTAILDTATGGAYQESGRVWGAKDIAIPARACAWMPHGFMSVNTSLGAGKAFLRSLYEQYASWGVDFVKHDCVFGDDLDLSEISYVSEVLRKLDRSIVYSLSPGTSVTPAMAKDVIGLVNMYRITGDDWDTWWDVKCHFNVTRDFATANLIGATGLNGKSWPDLDMLPFGWLTDPGVNEGPHRYCRLNLEEQKTQITLWAIAKSPLMYGGDLRKIDPTTYGLITNPTLLEINSFSSNNMEFPYITSLRSEGQDLGGQMRRYIKETKTLYTHSLGLTNCSDPKASAWTSETVDQDVERICWKGTLRNKPLAAFCVNKRKLHFKFIEESLSQLNLGRKYHLVATNRIKFCLDASPRRKLTSNEFVRRPFSPCKWDAYQMWELNPNGTLENSYSGLCATMEPVKGEVYVAFFNLNEQKTVISAQISDIAKVLPGTDLSSCEGTELWSGSDVVISQGALSTAVEAHGNALFVLSCSPKNKIKMVVTADA
- the LOC107622485 gene encoding uncharacterized protein LOC107622485 isoform X1, with the protein product MSFLSICLLICFCFQSVSSENVSGSDLQQASIPPRGWNSYDSFCWTVSEQEFLQNAEIVSRTLHDHGYEYAVVDYLWYRRKVNGAGHDSLGFDVIDEWGRVIPDPGRWPSSLGGKGFIEVANKVHSMGLKFGIHVMRGISTQAVNANTAILDTATGGAYQESGRVWGAKDIAIPARACAWMPHGFMSVNTSLGAGKAFLRSLYEQYASWGVDFVKHDCVFGDDLDLSEISYVSEVLRKLDRSIVYSLSPGTSVTPAMAKDVIGLVNMYRITGDDWDTWWDVKCHFNVTRDFATANLIGATGLNGKSWPDLDMLPFGWLTDPGVNEGPHRYCRLNLEEQKTQITLWAIAKSPLMYGGDLRKIDPTTYGLITNPTLLEINSFSSNNMEFPYITSLRSEGQDLGGQMRRYIKETKTLYTHSLGLTNCSDPKASAWTSETVDQDVERICWKGTLRNKPLAAFCVNKRKLHFKFIEESLSQLNLGRKYHLVATNRIKFCLDASPRRKLTSNEFVRRPFSPCKWDAYQMWELNPNGTLENSYSGLCATMEPVKATINSGGLRSWIATGRNGEVYVAFFNLNEQKTVISAQISDIAKVLPGTDLSSCEGTELWSGSDVVISQGALSTAVEAHGNALFVLSCSPKNKIKMVVTADA
- the LOC107622485 gene encoding uncharacterized protein LOC107622485 isoform X3, giving the protein MGLKFGIHVMRGISTQAVNANTAILDTATGGAYQESGRVWGAKDIAIPARACAWMPHGFMSVNTSLGAGKAFLRSLYEQYASWGVDFVKHDCVFGDDLDLSEISYVSEVLRKLDRSIVYSLSPGTSVTPAMAKDVIGLVNMYRITGDDWDTWWDVKCHFNVTRDFATANLIGATGLNGKSWPDLDMLPFGWLTDPGVNEGPHRYCRLNLEEQKTQITLWAIAKSPLMYGGDLRKIDPTTYGLITNPTLLEINSFSSNNMEFPYITSLRSEGQDLGGQMRRYIKETKTLYTHSLGLTNCSDPKASAWTSETVDQDVERICWKGTLRNKPLAAFCVNKRKLHFKFIEESLSQLNLGRKYHLVATNRIKFCLDASPRRKLTSNEFVRRPFSPCKWDAYQMWELNPNGTLENSYSGLCATMEPVKATINSGGLRSWIATGRNGEVYVAFFNLNEQKTVISAQISDIAKVLPGTDLSSCEGTELWSGSDVVISQGALSTAVEAHGNALFVLSCSPKNKIKMVVTADA
- the LOC107624052 gene encoding 60S acidic ribosomal protein P3 — protein: MGVFTFVLRKSGGEWTAKQHNGDIEESSSDTFDIQRKLVKAVCAVDSSGAVQSSFSIVTPSSAVFQVVVGGAVFVGGGAAAAAAPAGGAAPAAEAAPAAAKKEEKVEEEDDEDFGMSLFD